The following are from one region of the Sorghum bicolor cultivar BTx623 chromosome 2, Sorghum_bicolor_NCBIv3, whole genome shotgun sequence genome:
- the LOC8083216 gene encoding alpha-amylase isozyme 3C — MPERVAVKVMQGYAYILTHPGTPCIFYDHVFDWNLKQEISALSAVRSRNGIHPGSKLNILAADGDLYVAKIDDKVIVKIGSRYDVGNLIPSDFHAVAHGNNYCVWEKSGLRVPAGRHH, encoded by the exons atgcccgaacgtgtggcagtgAAGGTCATGCAGGGCTACGCCTATATCCTCACGCACCCAGGAACTCCATGCATC TTCTACGACCATGTTTTCGACTGGAACCTGAAGCAGGAGATCAGCGCGCTGTCTGCGGTGAGGTCAAGAAACGGAATCCACCCGGGGAGCAAGCTCAACATCCTTGCTGCTGACGGCGATCTCTACGTTGCCAAGATCGACGACAAGGTGATCGTGAAGATCGGATCACGGTACGACGTCGGGAACCTGATCCCCTCAGACTTCCACGCCGTTGCCCATGGCAACAACTACTGCGTTTGGGAGAAGTCCGGTCTGAGAGTTCCAGCGGGGCGGCACCACTAG
- the LOC8083217 gene encoding ethylene-responsive transcription factor ERF109 produces the protein MTKKLISAMAGKQGFKEQQFNDQRRQQASIQGDDIAKSLVGFGGGGGRLISHEQEDAIIVAALRHVVSGYSTPPPEVVTVAGGEPCGVCGIDGCLGCDFFGAAPELTQQEAVNFGTGQMVATAAAAAAGGEHGQRTRRRRKKNMYRGVRQRPWGKWAAEIRDPRRAARVWLGTFDTAEEAARAYDCAAIEFRGARAKLNFPGHEALLPFQGHGHGGDACATAAANAETQTTPMLMTPSPCSADAAAAAPGDWQLGGGVDGGEGDEVWEGLLQDLMKQDEADLWFLPFSGAASSF, from the coding sequence ATGACCAAGAAGCTCATCTCCGCCATGGCCGGGAAGCAAGGTTTCAAGGAGCAGCAGTTCAATGATCAGAGGAGACAGCAGGCTTCGATTCAAGGAGACGACATCGCCAAGAGCCTGGTGGggttcggcggcggcggcggcaggctgATCTCCCATGAGCAGGAGGACGCCATCATCGTGGCGGCGCTGCGGCACGTGGTGTCCGGGTACagcacgccgccgccggaggTCGTCACGGTGGCGGGCGGCGAGCCGTGCGGGGTCTGCGGCATCGACGGATGCCTCGGCTGCGACTTCTTCGGGGCGGCGCCGGAGCTGACGCAACAGGAAGCAGTGAACTTCGGCACAGGGCAGATGGTAGCGACAGCtgcggcagcggcggccggAGGGGAGCACGGGCAGAGGACGCGGCGGCGTCGGAAGAAGAACATGTACCGCGGCGTGCGGCAGCGGCCGTGGGGGAAGTGGGCGGCGGAGATCCGCGACCCGCGGCGCGCGGCGCGCGTGTGGCTGGGCACGTTCGACACCgcggaggaggccgccagggccTACGACTGCGCCGCCATCGAGTTCCGCGGCGCGCGCGCCAAGCTCAATTTCCCGGGCCACGAGGCGTTGCTGCCGTTCcagggccatggccatggcggcGACGCTTGCGCCACCGCGGCGGCGAACGCCGAGACGCAGACGacaccgatgctgatgacgccgTCGCCGTGCAGTGCagacgccgcggcggcggcgccgggagACTGGCAGCTGGGCGGCGGCGTGGACGGCGGAGAGGGAGACGAGGTGTGGGAAGGTCTGCTACAGGACCTGATGAAGCAGGACGAGGCGGACCTCTGGTTCTTGCCATTTTCCGGCGCTGCATCTAGTTTTTGA
- the LOC8083218 gene encoding protein WEAK CHLOROPLAST MOVEMENT UNDER BLUE LIGHT 1: MDEVNVENVPQLYVPSESINLVESLIDSEPPVSCRMNEVNVENVPQISVLSESIDLVASLIDSEPPASFDYTKSAPAIHSRHLSEDLSALSINDLRLNNGEQNCNNQIERKGISSHSRHFSEDLSHLAVNDLYANKGEENVHYLGERKVESRPNSAERNIYKAAEIAERFIQSIDNRVLVDTGAPIESVKEAVSKFGGILDWKERRKNVQNELDKALEDAPKYKRRAEVAEVEKNKVVMELCTTRRTIEGLKLNLEKTQTEAIQAQQDSELADIRFKEIQQGIACRESAAARAEIELARYRYASALTELHLVKDEIQQLQKEYTSLNTKRDNAETKACESSVASQKIEKTVDDLTLEIIRLKELLTSSQATHIIAEEQKLNVTLAYQQEKENWQNELRQVDEEVQSMRDAASVNKDLESKLKVASTLLVKLQDEFSSYLKGECSQEVSVDGDVEIPMVITKMKLANARKELEDMKADIKKAKDEARILWNAAATLRAEIEREEADLLALKHKEHLASLSVSSFQQEQSNMTYELNIVHERTKASKMPTELQQATEEVEQAQAKAQMARYEAAKAREEADQVKAQFNVIKLRLEAALQEILAMNASKEIATASANALQEYKDEAQIEPQDERISNNYMTLSLEEYDALSKKAQDAEGLAKKRVIKAVEKIKEAKDAEVRSLNQLEQSTKKIYERKLELRAAQEKANAAQYGKLTMENELRKRRAKHEQQRKVGESSHAISDIPNLKSTSLSFDAASSTSNPHMVGTLSRADTIGATRVKEPKTRKSLFPRSLVAMFASRKKTH, encoded by the exons ATGGATGAAGTGAATGTGGAAAATGTGCCACAGCTATATGTTCCTTCTGAATCTATCAATTTAGTGGAAAGTTTGATTGATTCAGAACCTCCTGTATCTTGCAGAATGAATGAAGTAAATGTGGAAAATGTACCACAGATATCTGTTCTTTCTGAATCAATTGATTTAGTGGCAAGTTTGATTGATTCAGAACCTCCTGCTTCCTTTGATTACACTAAAAGTGCCCCGGCTATTCATAGTAGACATCTAAGTGAGGATTTAAGTGCCCTTTCAATTAATGATTTGCGTTTGAACAATGGAGAGCAAAATTGCAATAACCAGATTGAACGGAAGGGCATAAGTAGTCATTCTAGACATTTTAGTGAAGATTTAAGTCACCTTGCAGTTAATGATTTATATGCAAACAAAGGAGAGGAGAATGTCCATTACTTGGGTGAACGAAAGGTAGAAAGTCGCCCTAACTCTGCTGAAAGAAACATTTATAAGGCCGCAGAGATTGCTGAGCGGTTCATTCAATCTATAGATAATAGGGtgcttgttgacactggagcaccAATAGAATCTGTTAAAGAGGCTGTAAGCAAATTTGGAGGCATTCTTGACTGGAAAGAG AGACGTAAGAATGTCCAAAATGAGCTTGACAAGGCACTGGAAGATGCTCCTAAGTACAAAAGAAGAGCAGAAGTTGCAGAAGTTGAGAAAAATAAAGTTGTCATGGAATTGTGTACCACTAGGAGAACCATAGAAGGGTTGAAGCTAAATTTGGAGAAGACGCAAACTGAGGCAATACAAGCACAGCAAGACTCAGAGTTGGCTGATATACGATTCAAAGAGATTCAACAGGGAATTGCCTGTAGAGAGAGTGCTGCAGCAAGAGCAGAGATTGAGCTTGCAAGATATCGTTATGCTAGTGCATTAACAGAACTACATTTAGTGAAGGATGAGATACAACAACTTCAGAAGGAGTACACATCCTTAAACACTAAAAGAGACAACGCTGAAACAAAAGCATGTGAATCCAGTGTTGCATCTCAAAAGATTGAGAAAACTGTGGATGACCTTACCCTCGAAATTATCAGATTGAAAGAGTTGCTCACCTCTTCACAAGCTACTCATATTATAGCAGAGGAACAAAAATTGAATGTTACTTTGGCATATCAACAAGAAAAGGAGAATTGGCAAAATGAACTGAGGCAGGTTGATGAGGAGGTTCAGAGTATGCGTGATGCGGCTTCAGTCAACAAAGATCTTGAGTCTAAACTAAAAGTTGCCTCTACATTGCTAGTGAAGTTGCAAGATGAGTTTTCTAGTTATTTGAAAGGGGAATGTTCCCAAGAGGTTAGTGTAGATGGAGATGTAGAGATACCTATGGTTATTACCAAAATGAAGCTAGCAAATGCTAGGAAGGAGCTTGAGGACATGAAGGCAGACATTAAAAAGGCCAAAGATGAAGCCAGAATACTTTGGAATGCTGCTGCTACATTACGAGCTGAAATAGAGAGGGAGGAGGCAGATCTGTTAGCATTGAAACACAAAGAGCACCTAGCTTCGCTTTCTGTGTCATCATTCCAGCAAGAGCAAAGCAACATGACATATGAGCTCAACATCGTCCATGAAAGAACAAAAGCATCTAAGATGCCTACAGAGCTACAACAAGCAACTGAAGAAGTGGAACAAGCACAGGCTAAGGCACAGATGGCCCGTTATGAGGCGGCAAAAGCTAGGGAAGAGGCGGATCAAGTCAAGGCACAATTTAATGTCATCAAATTGAGGCTAGAAGCTGCATTACAGGAGATACTTGCAATGAATGCATCTAAAGAAATTGCGACCGCCTCAGCAAATGCTTTGCAAGAATACAAAGATGAAGCACAAATAGAGCCCCAAGATGAACGGATAAGCAACAACTATATGACGTTATCACTTGAAGAGTACGATGCCTTAAGCAAGAAAGCCCAAGATGCTGAAGGTCTCGCCAAGAAGCGAGTCATCAAGGCTGTTGAGAAAATCAAAGAAGCCAAGGATGCAGAGGTGAGGAGCTTGAATCAGTTGGAGCAGTCGACCAAGAAGATCTATGAGAGGAAGTTGGAGTTGAGGGCTGCGCAGGAGAAAGCCAATGCAGCGCAATATGGCAAGCTCACCATGGAGAACGAGCTGAGGAAGCGGAGGGCCAAGCATGAGCAACAAAGGAAAGTAGGAGAGTCAAGCCATGCCATTTCTGACATCCCCAATTTGAAGAGCACTTCATTATCTTTTGATGCAGCATCGTCAACCTCCAATCCTCACATGGTTGGAACATTGTCTAGAGCGGACACTATAGGAGCAACTAGGGTGAAAGAGCCAAAGACACGAAAGTCACTCTTTCCACGGTCCTTAGTGGCCATGTTCGCGTCTAGGAAGAAGACACATTGA
- the LOC8083219 gene encoding galactoside 2-alpha-L-fucosyltransferase: MDRKLRPLPQPAVRSAAWPVGLLVALCFTTLPLFLALSPGRPTLFDLWQQIGIRVAVHYDDEPKPSSEPSDSPLESRDILLGGLLSPDVSESTCLSRYLSSLYRKASPHSPSPYLVSRLRKYEALHRRCGPGTPLYDKSVRQLASAHTSMGLAECSYLVWTPGNHLGDRMVSMASAFLYALLTRRVFLVHMAKDMAGLFCEPFPGASSWELPPGFPVHNLTQLRRGSEHSYGTLLGAKKISDEDPVGVRSESLPSYAYLHLAHDYQLPDQRFFCDDDQTVLGKVNWLLLRSDLYFAPGLFLVPQFEDELRWMFPATDTVFHHIGRYLFHPSNKVWKMIQGYYTSYMAKFDEKIGIQITTLAGNPVSTEAYFNQIAACTSQEKILPEVDPKVASSEKKEAAATSSKAVLVISAQQEYAERLKSMYYEHATVTGEPVSVLQPPGAGNQPQNHKVLVEMFLLSYCDVSVVSGWSTVGYVGHGLAGVSPWLLLPPTNQTVAHPPCVRAMSMEPCFHAPPTYDCRAKTNGDLGAVLRCLRRCEDVDGGLKLFD, translated from the exons ATGGACAGGAAGCTGAGGCCGCTGCCGCAGCCGGCGGTGAGGAGCGCGGCGTGGCCCGTCGGCCTGCTCGTCGCGCTATGCTTCACGACGCTGCCGCTCTTCCTCGCGCTGTCACCCGGGCGGCCAACCCTGTTCGACCTGTGGCAGCAGATCGGCATCAGAGTAGCCGTGCACTACG ATGACGAGCCGAAGCCGTCGTCGGAGCCCTCGGATTCGCCTCTGGAGAGCCGCGACATCCTCCTCGGCGGCCTGCTCTCGCCGGACGTCAGCGAGAGCACCTGCCTGAGCCGGTACCTCTCCTCGCTGTACCGCAAGGCGTCGccgcactcgccgtcgccgtaCCTCGTGTCGCGGCTGCGCAAGTACGAGGCGCTCCACCGCAGGTGCGGGCCCGGCACGCCCCTGTACGACAAGTCCGTGCGGCAGCTCGCCTCCGCCCACACCAGCATGGGCCTCGCCGAGTGCAGCTACCTCGTGTGGACGCCCGGCAACCACCTCGGCGACCGCATGGTCTCCATGGCGTCCGCCTTCCTCTACGCGCTGCTCACCCGCCGCGTCTTCCTCGTCCACATGGCCAAGGACATGGCGGGCCTCTTCTGCGAGCCCTTCCCTGGCGCGTCGTCGTGGGAGCTGCCCCCGGGCTTCCCCGTGCACAACCTCACGCAGCTCCGCCGCGGCAGCGAGCATAGCTACGGGACCCTGCTCGGGGCCAAGAAGATCAGCGACGAGGACCCCGTCGGCGTGCGGTCCGAGTCGCTGCCGTCGTACGCGTACCTCCACCTGGCGCACGACTACCAGCTGCCCGACCAGCGCTTCTTCTGCGACGACGACCAGACCGTGCTGGGGAAGGTGAACTGGCTGCTGCTGCGCTCCGACCTCTACTTCGCGCCGGGGCTGTTCCTCGTGCCGCAGTTTGAGGACGAGCTCCGGTGGATGTTCCCGGCCACGGACACGGTGTTCCACCACATCGGAAGGTACCTGTTCCACCCGTCCAACAAGGTGTGGAAGATGATCCAGGGGTACTACACGTCGTACATGGCCAAGTTCGATGAGAAGATTGGGATTCAGATCACGACCCTCGCCGGGAACCCCGTGTCGACGGAGGCGTACTTCAACCAGATCGCGGCTTGCACGAGCCAGGAGAAGATCCTGCCCGAGGTAGACCCCAAAGTGGCGTCGAGTGAGAAGAAGGAGGCGGCTGCGACGTCGTCGAAGGCCGTGCTCGTCATCTCGGCGCAGCAGGAGTACGCCGAGAGGCTCAAGTCCATGTACTACGAGCACGCCACGGTTACCGGCGAGCCGGTCAGCGTGCTGCAGCCACCGGGAGCCGGAAACCAGCCGCAGAACCACAAGGTGCTGGTGGAGATGTTCCTGCTGAGCTACTGCGACGTGTCCGTGGTGAGCGGGTGGTCAACGGTGGGCTACGTCGGCCACGGCCTCGCCGGGGTGAGCCCGTGGCTGCTACTGCCGCCGACGAACCAGACGGTGGCACACCCGCCCTGTGTCCGGGCAATGTCCATGGAGCCGTGCTTCCACGCGCCGCCGACTTATGACTGCAGGGCCAAGACAAACGGCGACCTCGGCGCCGTTCTCCGGTGTCTCAGGCGTTGCGAGGACGTGGATGGTGGCCTCAAATTGTTTGATTGA